One genomic window of Corvus moneduloides isolate bCorMon1 chromosome 14, bCorMon1.pri, whole genome shotgun sequence includes the following:
- the RPS6KA6 gene encoding ribosomal protein S6 kinase alpha-6 isoform X2, with amino-acid sequence MVPVMGSMGLFKSRGTLFPGRQLGPSACTSAKLNGLKMADEPMEEGEPYSYHDEGSVKEIPITHHVKEGCEKADPAQFELLKVLGQGSFGKVFLVRKIIGPDAGQLYAMKVLKKASLKVRDRVRTKMERDILVEVNHPFIVKLHYAFQTEGKLYLILDFLRGGDVFTRLSKEVMFTEEDVKFYLAELALALDHLHSLGIVYRDLKPENILLDEAGHIKLTDFGLSKESVDQEKKAYSFCGTVEYMAPEVVNRRGHNQSADWWSFGVLMFEMLTGTLPFQGKDRNETMNMILKAKLGMPQFLSPEAQSLLRMLFKRNPSNRLGAGSDGVEEIKRHPFFSTVDWNKLFRREIQPPFKPASGKPEDTFCFDPEFTAKTPKDSPGVPPSANAHQLFKGFSFVATTTVEDHKISPLTNILPIVQLHGNSAQFTDVYELKEDIGVGSYSVCKRCIHIATNMEFAVKIIDKSKRDPSEEIEILMRYGQHPNIITLKDVYDDGRFIYLVTELMKGGELLDRILRQKFFSEREASAVLFTIAKTVDYLHCQGVVHRDLKPSNILYTDDSNNADSIRICDFGFAKQLRGENGLLLTPCYTANFVAPEVLMRQGYDAACDIWSLGVLLYTMLAGYTPFANGPNDTPEEILVRIGSGKFSLSGGNWDTVSDAAKDLLSHMLHVDPHQRYTAEQVLKHSWIACRDQLPHYQLNRQDAPHLVKGAMAATYSALNHKTFQPVLEPVAASSLAQRRSMKKLTSTDL; translated from the exons ATGGTCCCAGtcatgggatccatgggattATTTAAATCCAGAGGCACACTGTTCCCTGGGAGGCAGTTGGGTCCCTCAGCCTGCACCTCTGCAAAA CTAAATGGCCTTAAAATGGCAGATGAGCCTATGGAAGAAGGTGAACCATATTCCTACCAT GATGAAGGAAGTGTGAAAGAAATTCCTATTACACACCACGTGAAAGAAGGATGTGAGAAAGCAGATCCAGCACAGTTTGAACTACTTAAGGTTCTTGGACAGGGATCATTTGGAAAG GTCTTCCTCGTGAGGAAGATAATTGGGCCTGATGCTGGGCAGCTTTATGCAATGAAAGTGTTGAAAAAAGCTTCTTTAAAAG TTCGGGACAGAGTCCGTACCAAAATGGAGCGAGACATCCTGGTAGAAGTAAATCACCCGTTCATCGTCAAACTGCACTATG cctTTCAGACTGAAGGGAAGCTCTATTTAATATTGGATTTTCTCAGGGGAGGAGATGTATTCACACGATTATCCAAAGAG GTTATGTTTACAGAGGAAGATGTGAAATTCTACCTCGCAGAACTGGCCCTTGCTTTGGATCACCTTCACAGCTTGGGAATTGTGTACAGGGACCTGAAGCCAGAAAA cattttgcttGATGAAGCAGGACATATCAAGTTAACAG ACTTTGGACTCAGCAAGGAATCAGTAGACCAAGAGAAGAAGGCCTATTCTTTCTGTGGTACTGTAGAGTACATGGCTCCTGAAGTGGTAAACAGGCGAGGACACAACCAGAGTGCTGACTGGTGGTCCTTTGGGGTCCTCATG TTTGAAATGCTTACTGGTACCCTGCCATTTCAAGGTAAAGATCGAAATGAGACTATGAATATGATACTGAA gGCAAAGCTTGGGATGCCTCAGTTCCTCAGCCCTGAAGCACAAAGTCTCCTGAGGATGTTGTTTAAAAGGAACCCATCAAATAGATTAG GAGCTGGTTCAGATGGAGTTGAAGAAATCAAGagacatccttttttttctactgttgACTGGAAT AAACTGTTCAGAAGAGAAATTCAGCCTCCCTTCAAACCTGCCTCTGGAAAGCCAGAAGATACTTTCTGTTTTGATCCAGAATTCACAGCAAAAACACCAAAAG ATTCTCCAGGGGTCCCACCCAGTGCAAACGCCCACCAGCTCTTCAAGGGATTTAGTTTTGTTGCAACGACTACTGTAGAAGACCATAAAATATCACCCCTCACCAATATCCTGCCCATAGTCCAG cttcaTGGAAACAGTGCACAGTTCACTGATGTCTATGAACTGAAAGAAGATATTGGTGTGGGTTCCTACTCAGTTTGCAAGAGATGTATCCACATAGCTACAAACATGGAGTTTGCTGTGAAG ATAATTGATAAAAGCAAGAGGGATCCCTCAGAAGAAATTGAGATTCTCATGCGTTATGGGCAACATCCAAATATTATTACTTTAAAGGAT GTGTATGATGATGGCAGATTCATCTACCTGGTCACGGAGCTGATGAAGggaggggagctgctggaccGGATCCTGAGGCAGAAATTCTTCTCGGAGCGGGAGGCCAGCGCTGTGCTCTTCACCATTGCCAAGACCGTGGACTACCTGCACTGCCAGGGG GTGGTGCACCGAGACCTTAAACCCAGTAATATTTTATATACTGATGATTCAAATAATGCTGATTCCATCAGGATTTGTGATTTTGGATTTGCAAAACAACTTAGAGGAGAAAATGGACTACTTCTAACTCCCTGCTACACTGCAAACTTTGTGGCACCAGAG GTTCTCATGAGACAGGGATATGATGCTGCTTGTGACATATGGAGCTTGGGAGTTCTCCTTTACACAATGTTGGCAGG cTATACTCCATTTGCCAATGGTCCCAATGATACTCCTGAGGAGATCCTAGTACGGATAGGCAGTGGAAAATTCTCTCTAAGTGGAGGCAACTGGGACACTGTTTCAGATGCAGCAAAG gacTTGTTGTCACACATGCTGCATGTGGATCCCCACCAGCGGTACACGGCCGAGCAGGTGCTGAAGCATTCCTGGATTGCCTGTAGGGACCAGCTGCCTCATTATCAGCTCAACAGGCAAGATGCCCCACATCTAGTAAAG GGAGCCATGGCTGCTACATATTCTGCACTGAATCACAAGACATTTCAGCCAGTGCTGGAGCCTGTGGCAGCCTCCAGTTTAGCTCAGCGACGGAGCATGAAAAAGCTCACATCCACAGACTTATAG
- the RPS6KA6 gene encoding ribosomal protein S6 kinase alpha-6 isoform X6 translates to MADEPMEEGEPYSYHDEGSVKEIPITHHVKEGCEKADPAQFELLKVLGQGSFGKVFLVRKIIGPDAGQLYAMKVLKKASLKVRDRVRTKMERDILVEVNHPFIVKLHYAFQTEGKLYLILDFLRGGDVFTRLSKEVMFTEEDVKFYLAELALALDHLHSLGIVYRDLKPENILLDEAGHIKLTDFGLSKESVDQEKKAYSFCGTVEYMAPEVVNRRGHNQSADWWSFGVLMFEMLTGTLPFQGKDRNETMNMILKAKLGMPQFLSPEAQSLLRMLFKRNPSNRLGAGSDGVEEIKRHPFFSTVDWNKLFRREIQPPFKPASGKPEDTFCFDPEFTAKTPKDSPGVPPSANAHQLFKGFSFVATTTVEDHKISPLTNILPIVQQLHGNSAQFTDVYELKEDIGVGSYSVCKRCIHIATNMEFAVKIIDKSKRDPSEEIEILMRYGQHPNIITLKDVYDDGRFIYLVTELMKGGELLDRILRQKFFSEREASAVLFTIAKTVDYLHCQGVVHRDLKPSNILYTDDSNNADSIRICDFGFAKQLRGENGLLLTPCYTANFVAPEVLMRQGYDAACDIWSLGVLLYTMLAGYTPFANGPNDTPEEILVRIGSGKFSLSGGNWDTVSDAAKDLLSHMLHVDPHQRYTAEQVLKHSWIACRDQLPHYQLNRQDAPHLVKGAMAATYSALNHKTFQPVLEPVAASSLAQRRSMKKLTSTDL, encoded by the exons ATGGCAGATGAGCCTATGGAAGAAGGTGAACCATATTCCTACCAT GATGAAGGAAGTGTGAAAGAAATTCCTATTACACACCACGTGAAAGAAGGATGTGAGAAAGCAGATCCAGCACAGTTTGAACTACTTAAGGTTCTTGGACAGGGATCATTTGGAAAG GTCTTCCTCGTGAGGAAGATAATTGGGCCTGATGCTGGGCAGCTTTATGCAATGAAAGTGTTGAAAAAAGCTTCTTTAAAAG TTCGGGACAGAGTCCGTACCAAAATGGAGCGAGACATCCTGGTAGAAGTAAATCACCCGTTCATCGTCAAACTGCACTATG cctTTCAGACTGAAGGGAAGCTCTATTTAATATTGGATTTTCTCAGGGGAGGAGATGTATTCACACGATTATCCAAAGAG GTTATGTTTACAGAGGAAGATGTGAAATTCTACCTCGCAGAACTGGCCCTTGCTTTGGATCACCTTCACAGCTTGGGAATTGTGTACAGGGACCTGAAGCCAGAAAA cattttgcttGATGAAGCAGGACATATCAAGTTAACAG ACTTTGGACTCAGCAAGGAATCAGTAGACCAAGAGAAGAAGGCCTATTCTTTCTGTGGTACTGTAGAGTACATGGCTCCTGAAGTGGTAAACAGGCGAGGACACAACCAGAGTGCTGACTGGTGGTCCTTTGGGGTCCTCATG TTTGAAATGCTTACTGGTACCCTGCCATTTCAAGGTAAAGATCGAAATGAGACTATGAATATGATACTGAA gGCAAAGCTTGGGATGCCTCAGTTCCTCAGCCCTGAAGCACAAAGTCTCCTGAGGATGTTGTTTAAAAGGAACCCATCAAATAGATTAG GAGCTGGTTCAGATGGAGTTGAAGAAATCAAGagacatccttttttttctactgttgACTGGAAT AAACTGTTCAGAAGAGAAATTCAGCCTCCCTTCAAACCTGCCTCTGGAAAGCCAGAAGATACTTTCTGTTTTGATCCAGAATTCACAGCAAAAACACCAAAAG ATTCTCCAGGGGTCCCACCCAGTGCAAACGCCCACCAGCTCTTCAAGGGATTTAGTTTTGTTGCAACGACTACTGTAGAAGACCATAAAATATCACCCCTCACCAATATCCTGCCCATAGTCCAG cagcttcaTGGAAACAGTGCACAGTTCACTGATGTCTATGAACTGAAAGAAGATATTGGTGTGGGTTCCTACTCAGTTTGCAAGAGATGTATCCACATAGCTACAAACATGGAGTTTGCTGTGAAG ATAATTGATAAAAGCAAGAGGGATCCCTCAGAAGAAATTGAGATTCTCATGCGTTATGGGCAACATCCAAATATTATTACTTTAAAGGAT GTGTATGATGATGGCAGATTCATCTACCTGGTCACGGAGCTGATGAAGggaggggagctgctggaccGGATCCTGAGGCAGAAATTCTTCTCGGAGCGGGAGGCCAGCGCTGTGCTCTTCACCATTGCCAAGACCGTGGACTACCTGCACTGCCAGGGG GTGGTGCACCGAGACCTTAAACCCAGTAATATTTTATATACTGATGATTCAAATAATGCTGATTCCATCAGGATTTGTGATTTTGGATTTGCAAAACAACTTAGAGGAGAAAATGGACTACTTCTAACTCCCTGCTACACTGCAAACTTTGTGGCACCAGAG GTTCTCATGAGACAGGGATATGATGCTGCTTGTGACATATGGAGCTTGGGAGTTCTCCTTTACACAATGTTGGCAGG cTATACTCCATTTGCCAATGGTCCCAATGATACTCCTGAGGAGATCCTAGTACGGATAGGCAGTGGAAAATTCTCTCTAAGTGGAGGCAACTGGGACACTGTTTCAGATGCAGCAAAG gacTTGTTGTCACACATGCTGCATGTGGATCCCCACCAGCGGTACACGGCCGAGCAGGTGCTGAAGCATTCCTGGATTGCCTGTAGGGACCAGCTGCCTCATTATCAGCTCAACAGGCAAGATGCCCCACATCTAGTAAAG GGAGCCATGGCTGCTACATATTCTGCACTGAATCACAAGACATTTCAGCCAGTGCTGGAGCCTGTGGCAGCCTCCAGTTTAGCTCAGCGACGGAGCATGAAAAAGCTCACATCCACAGACTTATAG